Proteins encoded in a region of the Corvus hawaiiensis isolate bCorHaw1 chromosome 18, bCorHaw1.pri.cur, whole genome shotgun sequence genome:
- the CCDC92 gene encoding coiled-coil domain-containing protein 92, whose product MATSTLENQLQSAQKNLLFLQREHANTLKGLHAELRRLQQHCTDLTYELTVKSSDLSESGGSRSDELKSKCKDLEAQLKIKEAENSELLKELEQKNAMIMVLENTIKEREKKYLEELKMKSHKLNMLSSELEQRASTIAYLTSQLHAAKKKLMSATGTSEGTPSGSPVLSSYKPSPPKDKLPETPRRRMKKSLSTPLNPEFEEAYRIGSESRKLVLREPVDAMPDPTPFLLARETAEVHLIKERPLVIPPIPSDRAPGESHSPAREKPHKAHIGVAHRIHHAAPAQPQQELETLAVDQVHGSKVVRKHSGTDRTV is encoded by the exons ATGGCCACCTCAACCCTGGAGAACCAACTGCAGAGTGCCCAGAAGaacctgctgttcctgcagcgGGAACACGCCAACACCCTGAAGGGGCTGCACGCTGAGCTGCGCcgcctgcagcagcactgcacag ATTTAACCTATGAGCTGACTGTAAAGAGTTCAGACTTGTCAG AAAGTGGTGGTTCACGAAGTGATGAACTCAAAAGTAAGTGCAAAGATCTTGAAGCTCAGCTGAAAATCAAAGAGGCCGAAAATAGTGAATTGTTGAAAGAACTTGAGCAAAAGAATGCAATGATAATGGTGCTGGAAAATACtattaaagaaagagaaaagaagtacTTGGAagagttaaaaatgaaaagccatAAGCTCAATATGTTGTCCAGTGAACTGGAGCAGAGAGCGAGCACGATTGCCTATCTGACCTCTCAGCTGCATGCGGCGAAGAAGAAGCTGATGAGCGCCACCGGGACTTCAGAGGGGACCCCGTCTGGCAGCCCCGTGCTGTCCAGCTACAAACCGTCCCCTCCCAAGGACAAACTGCCGGAGACGCCACGGCGCAGGATGAAGAAGAGTCTCTCAACACCGCTGAACCCCGAGTTCGAAGAGGCCTACAGAATAGGGTCGGAGAGCCGGAAGCTGGTGCTGCGAGAGCCCGTGGATGCCATGCCCGATCCCACGCCCTTTCTGTTGGCCAGGGAAACGGCAGAGGTGCATCTGATTAAGGAGCGGCCGTTGGTCATTCCACCGATCCCGTCGGATCGCGCGCCCGGCGAGTCGCACAGCCCCGCCCGCGAGAAGCCGCACAAGGCGCACATCGGGGTCGCTCATCGCATCCACCACGCCGCGCCCGCCCAGccgcagcaggagctggagacgCTGGCAGTGGATCAGGTCCATGGAAGCAAAGTGGTCAGAAAGCACTCGGGGACAGACAGAACTGTCTGA